Proteins from a genomic interval of Drosophila melanogaster chromosome 2R:
- the Klp59C gene encoding Kinesin-like protein at 59C: MDKLSIEQKIFIRRSDGRVHLAEIIKLEGGDSKLITVEWPEGHTVRGKELPLELVVLMNPHIFDSPRCSGGNAASANQTASISPRSMKQRIATGSLSPVLATAPPRQQTAPPVREDEVVHQAERMRKERERRREAQARTRLDREQGKNEDPGNPNWEVARMIRLQREQMESQRVRSGTTNERINCHQIMVCVRKRPLRRKELADREQDVVSIPSKHTLVVHEPRKHVNLVKFLENHSFRFDYVFDEECSNATVYEFTARPLIKHIFDGGMATCFAYGQTGSGKTYTMGGQFPGRHQSSMDGIYAMAAKDVFSTLKTVPYNKLNLKVYCSFFEIYGTRVFDLLMPGKPQLRVLEDRNQQVQVVGLTQNPVQNTAEVLDLLELGNSVRTSGHTSANSKSSRSHAVFQIVLRSAAGEKLHGKFSLIDLAGNERGADNSSADRQTRLEGSEINKSLLVLKECIRALGRQSSHLPFRGSKLTQVLRDSFIGGKKVKTCMIAMISPCLHSVEHTLNTLRYADRVKELSVESIPSKRMPDANLGSTSMSDIVCQSSTQRLFPCASSTSMPGGGNQAQQHTNTANDLNRSQKPTSKPTYPTSGQQLVQRKGSSQREASMMLTKSLAQFRGRNFP, from the coding sequence ATGGATAAGTTGTCGATCGAACAGAAGATTTTCATCCGTCGCTCGGACGGTAGAGTCCACTTGGCGGAGATTATCAAACTGGAGGGCGGTGACTCCAAGCTGATTACGGTGGAGTGGCCCGAAGGACATACGGTGCGTGGTAAGGAACTGCCCCTGGAGCTGGTGGTCCTGATGAATCCTCATATCTTCGACTCGCCCCGCTGCAGTGGCGGCAATGCGGCGTCAGCCAATCAAACTGCCTCCATATCGCCACGTTCAATGAAACAACGAATAGCGACTGGGAGCTTATCTCCTGTACTGGCCACTGCCCCGCCACGCCAGCAGACGGCGCCGCCAGTTCGAGAGGACGAGGTGGTGCACCAGGCTGAAAGAATGCGAAAAGAACGGGAACGGAGGCGAGAAGCACAAGCCAGGACTCGTCTAGATCGGGAGCAGGGGAAGAACGAAGATCCGGGAAATCCCAACTGGGAAGTAGCCAGAATGATACGACTGCAACGCGAGCAAATGGAGAGTCAGCGGGTGAGAAGTGGTACTACGAACGAACGAATCAATTGCCACCAAATTATGGTTTGTGTGAGGAAGAGACCACTGAGGCGCAAGGAGCTGGCTGACCGGGAACAGGATGTGGTCAGCATTCCGTCTAAGCACACATTGGTGGTCCACGAGCCCCGCAAGCATGTGAACCTGGTCAAGTTCCTGGAAAATCATAGCTTCCGTTTCGATTACGTCTTCGACGAGGAGTGCTCCAATGCCACGGTCTACGAATTCACAGCCCGACCCTTGATAAAGCACATTTTTGATGGCGGAATGGCCACGTGTTTCGCCTACGGACAAACTGGAAGCGGCAAGACCTATACGATGGGTGGTCAGTTCCCCGGAAGGCATCAGAGCTCAATGGATGGCATCTATGCAATGGCCGCTAAGGACGTGTTCTCCACTCTAAAGACGGTTCCCTATAACAAGCTTAATCTGAAAGTTTACTGCAGCTTCTTCGAGATCTACGGCACCCGGGTGTTCGATCTCCTGATGCCTGGCAAGCCACAACTGCGTGTCTTGGAGGATAGAAACCAGCAGGTGCAAGTGGTGGGCCTCACCCAGAATCCAGTACAGAACACCGCCGAAGTTCTGGACCTACTCGAGTTGGGCAATAGTGTCCGAACCTCGGGTCACACCTCTGCCAATTCCAAGTCCTCCCGATCGCATGCTGTGTTCCAAATCGTGCTGAGATCCGCGGCGGGCGAGAAGCTACACGGGAAATTCTCGCTTATAGATCTGGCCGGGAATGAAAGAGGAGCGGACAACAGCTCGGCGGATCGACAGACGCGCCTGGAAGGATCCGAGATCAATAAATCGCTGCTGGTCCTCAAGGAATGCATTCGCGCTCTGGGGCGCCAGTCGAGTCATTTGCCATTCCGTGGCTCCAAGCTGACCCAAGTCCTGCGGGACTCCTTCATCGGAGGTAAGAAGGTGAAAACCTGCATGATAGCCATGATCTCGCCATGCTTGCATTCGGTGGAGCATACCTTGAACACGCTGCGTTATGCGGATCGGGTGAAGGAACTAAGTGTGGAGTCGATCCCATCTAAACGGATGCCCGATGCCAACCTTGGAAGCACTTCCATGTCAGATATTGTTTGCCAGTCGTCCACCCAGCGACTCTTTCCATGTGCCTCCTCCACATCGATGCCAGGTGGTGGCAACCAAGCGCAGCAACACACCAACACCGCGAACGACTTGAACAGATCCCAGAAACCAACATCTAAGCCCACTTATCCCACATCCGGTCAGCAGCTGGTCCAGAGGAAGGGAAGCTCCCAACGGGAGGCCTCCATGATGCTGACCAAATCCCTGGCACAATTCCGAGGGCGCAACTTTCCCTAA